One part of the Astatotilapia calliptera chromosome 9, fAstCal1.2, whole genome shotgun sequence genome encodes these proteins:
- the lsm5 gene encoding U6 snRNA-associated Sm-like protein LSm5 isoform X2 has translation MKTDKEIVGTLLGFDDFVNMVLEDVTEFEITPEGRRITKLDQILLNGNNITMLIPGGEGPEV, from the exons ATGAAAACTGACAAAGAAATTGTCGGCACCTTGCTGGGCTTCGATGACTTCGTCA ACATGGTCCTGGAGGATGTGACAGAATT TGAAATAACACCAGAGGGGAGGAGGATAACCAAGCTCGACCAGATCCTCCTCAATGGCAATAACATCACCATG CTCATCCCCGGTGGAGAAGGACCAGAAGTATAA
- the lsm5 gene encoding U6 snRNA-associated Sm-like protein LSm5 isoform X1, which translates to MSATNPSQLLPLELVDKCIGSRIHIVMKTDKEIVGTLLGFDDFVNMVLEDVTEFEITPEGRRITKLDQILLNGNNITMLIPGGEGPEV; encoded by the exons ATGTCGGCTACAAACCCGTCGCAGCTGCTCCCGCTCG AGCTTGTGGACAAATGTATCGGCTCCCGAATTCACATCGTCATGAAAACTGACAAAGAAATTGTCGGCACCTTGCTGGGCTTCGATGACTTCGTCA ACATGGTCCTGGAGGATGTGACAGAATT TGAAATAACACCAGAGGGGAGGAGGATAACCAAGCTCGACCAGATCCTCCTCAATGGCAATAACATCACCATG CTCATCCCCGGTGGAGAAGGACCAGAAGTATAA
- the psme2 gene encoding proteasome activator complex subunit 2: MSKAATLKISSTTAGKVDNFRQALYREAETLFSDFIPLKIIKLDSLLKDEGFSITETASLRAPLDIPIPDPPSPEDEEMETDKNEDDEKKKKKPPKCGFIKGNEKITMVLERVKPEIVAFRETIITVTCWIQHLIPKIEDGNDFGVAIQEKILERIAAVRTKVDGFQTNINKYFTERGDAVAKASKETHVMDYRSLVHEKDQAIYSDIRVIVLDIRGFYAELYDIISKNLEKVTNPKGEEKPSMY; the protein is encoded by the exons ATGTCAAAGGCAGCGACTCTGAAAATAAGCAGCACGACTGCGGGGAAG GTGGACAACTTCCGCCAGGCTCTGTATCGGGAG gcAGAAACTCTCTTCTCTGACTTCATCCCTCTGAAGATCATAAAGCTGGACTCTCTGCTCAAG GATGAGGGCTTCAGCATCACAGAAACAGCTTCCCTTAGGGCTCCTCTGGACATCCCCATACCAGACCCTCCTTCCCCCGAGGACGAG GAGATGGAGACCGACAAGAATGAAGACgacgagaagaagaagaagaagc CGCCGAAGTGTGGCTTCATCAAGGGGAACGAGAAGATCACGATGGTGCTAGAGAGAGTGAAACCAGAGATAGTCGCTTTTAGAGAGACCATCATCACT GTCACCTGCTGGATTCAGCACCTCATCCCAAAGATAGAGGATGGAAATGACTTCGGAGTTGCCATCCAG gaGAAAATCTTGGAGAGAATCGCTGCAGTGAGAACCAAAGTCGACGGTTTTCAGACCAACATCAACAA GTACTTCACAGAGAGGGGGGATGCTGTGGCCAAAGCTTCTAAGGAAACTCATGTG ATGGACTACCGCTCACTCGTACACGAGAAGGACCAGGCCATCTACTCGGATATCAGAGTGATCGTCCTCGACATCCGCGGCTTCTAC GCCGAGCTTTATGACATCATCAGCAAAAACCTGGAGAAGGTGACCAACCCAAAAGGAGAGGAGAAGCCCTCGATGTACTGA